Genomic segment of Pseudorca crassidens isolate mPseCra1 chromosome 10, mPseCra1.hap1, whole genome shotgun sequence:
TCAGCCTCCGGCTAACTaaccttccctcccttctcctaaACCCCCACAGGCTTCCAGGTTAAGGTTCTCCGAGAAGACAGCAGAGCTGCCTTCCGCCTCTTTGAGACCAGTATCACCCAAGTCCTGCACTTCAGTGAGGAGACAGATAAGTGGGCGGGGCTGGAGGGATACAGAAGAGCTGAGCTCTGGCTTTGGGGCCTTCGCGCCTGGGATAGTGAGAATTCAGCCATTCTGAGCCCAAATCCCCTCGGCCTCTTAGAAGTTCTGGGCTCGTCCATAAACAGGAAAGCAGCCGCACCTCCCCGTCGGGAGCGGTGAGGGTCAAATGAGAGGCTCGGCGCAAAGCCCCTGGCCCCAGCGCTGTCCAgccccttctcttcccctctgACGACTCTTGTGGACGCTCTCCCCTCAGCCAAGGATACCAAGGCCACTGCTGCTCAGACCAGAAACTTCCTGGTTCGAGCCTCTTGCCGCCTTCACTTGGAACCTGGGAAAGAATATCTGATCATGGGTCTGGACGGGACCACCCATGACCTCAAGGGAGAGTGAGTTCTCCGGGCCCCTCGGTCTCTTGCTCTCCTCACACCTCATGAGGGAACGGATCCCCTGTCCCCTCAGAAGCCAGGTGCCTTGGGCTTTTCCACCTGACCATCCTCCTGACCCCTGCTGCCTGCCCCTTGGCCCCTGCAGCCCCCAGTACCTGCTGGACTCGAACAGCTGGATCGAGGAGATGCCCTCGGAGCGCCTGTGTCAGAGCACCCGCCAGCGGGCAGCCTGTGCCCAGCTCCGAAGCTTCGTCCAGGAGTACGGCATGCAGGGCTGCCAGGTGTGAGGGCTGCCCTCCCATCTTCCCCAGAGGGCCGGAGCCAGGGAAGGATCTCGCCTGGATCGCTGCCGCGCCCGGCCCCCCGCACGCAGCCCCAGGCAGCACCAGGGACTCAATAAAGGCCTGTGGCAGCAAAGTGTGAGTGTGTAGCTCCAGCACTGAGACCGGCATCCCCGCGGCCCCTTCCAGGGTCTGGGGCGCCCAGGCCAGGGTTTGCATAATCTTAGGCTCTCAGAGCCTGGGTGACCCTCGCCGTGTCCAGCTCTGCCTGAATCTCCCCCCGCCAGATGACCCCCTGGGAGCTCAGTCCCTCATAGTGACCACCCCAGGCAGATCACCCTGCACTCCGAGGATCCAGTGTCCACACCAGAGCCTCCCTTTCACGGTGCCTGCAGGGCTCCCCGCGCCCATACAACCCATCACTGTGGCCTCAGGCGGGGCTGGCGCTCAGCCAGCACCTCAGCTCTTCTGCTTCGAGAGCAGCTATTCAGCTACGCGTCTCCCAGTCTGTCCTCACGCAGTTGGCAGTTCTGGGGTCTGGCTTGTAGCTGAGACCTGGTCTGCCGAAAGCCCGTTTGACACTTGATCCCTTTATCAGCGGTATTAGGTAACTTTCCCAGAATTGTGCAATCCTCACATCTGATGATGTCTTCATCAAAAGGCCAACTGCTGTTCGACTGGGGTCAACCCTCCCCACCCGCCTGCCTAGCCCTCCCCCTTTGGCAGCACCCCTTGGGTCTGCAGGGCTGACCTAGAAATTCATCTAGAGAAATTTGCTGAGATCAGTtttgatgaaaactgagacagttCAGCAGCCTGCCATTCAATCATTCAACAGAAATCTGTGGAACTCTCACTCCGTGCCATGCCCTGTGCCAGGCTCCCATCCTCTGTGAAAGGTGTGATGTCGGGGAGCTACATGATCCTATGGAGCACATAGTTTGGGCATCTGACCCAGTCTGGGGGAATGTGAGAAGTGGgcaggggaggcttcctggaggaggtgacatctaaGTGGGATTCTGAAGGCTGAGGAGTCAAGCAAAGAGAGTAGGGGTAGATGAGGGTATTTGAGGTAGAAGAAAGCATATAAAAGAcccagaggctgggggcaggacagagcacagaggctgggggcaggacAGAGCACATTCGGGGGCACTGCGTGTCATTCATCATGTCTGGAATTTGGATTTGGAGGTGGTGTGGAAAAGATGGGGCTGGCAAGGTAAATGGTGTCAGTTTATGAAGGGACACTCACCGGCATGCCAGCATTCCAGGTCACTCTCCTTTTGAATGGATCCCCTCCTATTCCATGCAACTTCGAGAAGTTCTGACCTTCCCCAGTATTTCCGAGGCTTCCGAGGGCTGTTGTCTACGTGGCCTGGTCATTGCCCATCAGATCTCTCCCCAGAGCTGGTCAGCATGGTGGTGGCATAAACCCACCTATGAGAGCCAAAGAGTCAGCTATAGCTGTCAGCTATGAGGAGGCTGCCAGCTGTTGCTGCCCAATCCCAGAAGGCCCATGTTTTCTCCTCCCCAGTCCTGGGCGTGGATCCAGGCTGAGCCCGAGCCTCTCCATCGGGACCCCCAGAAGTTAACTCTTCAAGCTAGTGGGTAGCACAGCTGGAATCTCGACTCAGGCTCTCTGGTAGCACAGGCTTGCTCCGGTTAAAGCTCTGAGGTTGGTTCACAGAGCCAGGGATGGGGAATTGGGGGATGCGTGGACCGCAGGTCATCTGCCAGCCCTCACCCCATCCCCTAGGTGCCCCAACCTCTCATGGAGCCCCGCCTCCCCTCTTTCGCATGACCTCTCCTAAGCCCCTCAACTGCCTCCTCACCCATAAAAGTGGCCCCTGATAGCCCTACTTGGTCCACTAGGACCCCACCCCTTGTGGCAACGGCTCCCAGAATAGGGCTGGACCCCTGATCCCAGCTGTGGCTATCAAGTTCCTTCCTGCGGACTTTGGAATCTATGGGGGGCATGTTCATTCATGCTGGGAAACCCCACTTGCCCTGGTGCTAAACCTGTAATCTGTGGACTCTAACCCGGAAGGCAGTCCTGTTCTGCCTGCACCTGGAAGCACAATCAGCTTGACGGCAGAGTGGGAGGAGCAAAGAGTGAGGGAGCAGCCCCGTCTCTAGGGCTTCTTTGTTCCCTATCCCTGGCCTTCCAAGGCCAGCGAGGTCCCTTCTACTTTCCTGCTCTTGGGTTCCGTGAGATACCCCTGTATTTGTATAACAATTCTTAATTTTGGCTCAAGCCAgctcaagtgggtctcttttgCTTGCAACCAAAGAGCATTAGGTACACGGTAAGAGCTCCAAATTAAGGGACCATTTACTTGTTCATCTTcaacttttgagagtgaaatgaGGCGCTGTTAGTGATTACACTGGGACTACAGGTATAAACTGGGATAACGCAGGCAAACCAGGACATCTGGTTCCCCTATCtgtaagtgaaaagaaaaacacacagatcaCTTTCATCTCCTTTTGTTCTTCAGGCAATCTGGGAGGGCGTATTAGGCGggggttttcatttttctctctgagaCAAAGTCCGTGGCAGAAGCTGGTCCGAGGTGGCAGGGTTGGGGGGCGCGGTGGGGATCCGGAGAGGCTCAGGCCCAAGAGTGGACGTGTTTTCTTTCTTGCCTGGTTGATGTGGAGGCGGAAAGCTGATTCTGGCTGCTGAAGAAGGTCAGGGCTGTGTTTCCCGTCCTTTCTTGATAGATGAATGGGAAAAGGCCTGCTCTTTGATATGTGGATTTTCGAAGGCCAAGAGGGTTGGTGCCATTCCAGGAATATACTATTTTGTGGGCGGGACAGTGGGCAAGGACCTGAGGGAAGGAGTCAAGGGAGGCCTCAGAACAGCCCAAGTAGCCAGATGGCTGGAGGTCTCAAGAGCTCCAAGTGGCCAGGCTTGGGCCCCTGCCCGCATCTCCAGCCATGGTACTCgtagggctgctgctgctgctgctgctgcccttgCTAGTCGGCACTCGCCTGCTGTGGGGCCAGTGGAAGCTCAGGAgcctccacctcccacctcttGTCCCCGGCTTCCTGCACCTGCTGCAGCCCAACCTCCCCGTCTATCTGCTTGGCCTGACTCAGAAACTCGGGCCCATCTACAGGCTCCGCCTCGGGCTGCAAGGTGAGCATCTGCTCCCTCCCTCGCCCCACAGCGGTGTGGAGGTGGGGTCCTCTCCCTGCTGACACCCTGCTTTTCCTCTCCCCCAGatgtggtggtgctgaactccaAGAGGACCATTGAGGAGGCCCTGATCAGGAAGTGGGTGGACTTTGCCGGCAGACCCCAGATACCATCCTGTAAGGGGTGGGGGGCATTTCTTGATGGAAGAAGCAGGGGCTATGGGAGGCAGGGAAGGTCAGGCCCCTGGCTTCCTTGGTCAGTTcgaccccctgcccccaacccctacTCACAGACCAGCTGGTATCTCAGCACTGCCAGGACATCTCACTGGGGGACTACTCCCTGCTCTGGAAGGCCCACAAGAAACTCACGCGCTCAGCCCTGCTGCTGGGCGTCCGCAGCTCCATGGAGCCCCGGGTGGAGCAGCTGACCCAGGAGTTCTGTGAGGTGAGGCTCGACTCCCACAGTTGGCCCAGGTCAGCTTCACCCCTCCCGGCAGCCTCCCTATTTAATTCATGCTGCTTCTCCTCAGCGCATGAAAGCCCGGGCAGGTGCCCCCGTGACCATCCAGAAGGAATTCTCTCTCCTCACCTGCAGCATCATCTGTTACCTCACCTTTGGACACAAGGTCAAGGTTCTCTTGCCCTCACATAGGCTTGGGCCCCATCCCCCGCCCAGCCCCTCCCGTACCCTCTCCTGGTCCTGAACCGAAAGGATTCCCTCCTTTTCTGGCAGGAGGACACCTTAGTACATGCCTTTCACGACTGTGTCCAGGACTTGATGAAAACCTGGGATCACTGGTCCATCCAAATTTTGGACATGGTTCCCTTTCTCAGGGTGAGGAGGTGAAGCCCCGACACACCTGGTCCTGGGAGACAGGGCGGAGGTGGGCAGAGGCTCCCTTCCCAGCGGCTAAGCTCTCTTGCTGTCTGCCCCAGTTCTTCCCCAACCCCGGGCTCCGGAGGCTGaagcaggccatggagaacagggaccACATTGTAGAGAAGCAGCTGAGGCAGCACAAGGTGGGAACCGTGCGTGCACCGGGCTCCTCCTCAGCTCACAGCAGTGATGCTACTGCCCCAGAGCTAGGCAGCTTCTTTGGCGCCCCACCAGTCCTGGACCTGCTGCCCCCTGCTGAacactgccccccgccccccgaagCCAGGCACTCAGGCTGGCTCCACCTCCCCTCTCCAGAAGAGCATGGTGGCGGGCCAGTGGAGGGACATGACGGACTACATGCTCCAGGGGATGGGGAAGCAAAGAGTGGAAGAGGGCCCCGGGCAGCTCCTTGAAGGGCACGTGCATATGTCCGTGGTGGACCTTTTCATCGGTGGCACTGAGACCACAGCAAACACCCTTTCCTGGGCTGTGGCGTTCCTGCTTCACCACCCTGAGGTACGCCCTGGAGGCAGGCGAAAGGCTCCTTCCTGGCAGCTTGGCCAGGGCAGCGGGAACCCAGCTCGCTGAACCCGCCGCGGGCTGTGTTGGGAGGGGGGTTGGGGGCGAGTGAGTCTGGGGCGGGCTGGGAGGGGGTTCTCCTACTTGGCACAGAGTCTCCGGTGAGCTGCTCCAGGGAGTGGTGGGAGGCCGGGCAGCCGTGGGTCGGCCAGCGGCAGGGCTTGGGCCCCGGACCTCGGGCTTGCCCCACTTTCCCAGATTCAGCGGCGACTGCAGGAGGAGTTGGATCGCGAGCTGGGCCCCGGAGCCTCGGGCTCCCGAGTCCCATACAAGGACCGCGCTCGGCTGCCCTTGCTCAACGCCACCATCGCTGAGGTGCTGCGCCTGCGGCCCGTCGTGCCCCTGGCCTTGCCGCACCGCGCCACGCGGGCTAGCAGGTGACTCCCGAGGGGGGAGGGCCGAGTGGCAAAGGCCCCAGCGGGGTCCCGGCGGGCCTCTAACTTAACCCTACCCCTCAGCATCTTTGGCTACGACATCCCCGAGGGCATGGTTGTCATCCCCAACCTCCAAGGTGCCCACCTGGACGAGACCGTTTGGGAGCGGCCGCACGAGTTCCGGCCCGGTGCGTGGCGGGGCGGGTGCCCACGGCGCGGGGGCGGCGGAGGCCGAGTGCAGGCGGCCGCTGAACTGCAGGTCCGTCCTTCCGCCCGCAGACCGCTTCCTGGACGCGGGCGCGAACCCCAGCGCGCTGGCCTTCGGCTGCGGGGCGCGCGTGTGCCTGGGCGAGCCGCTGGCGCGCCTCGAGCTCTTCGTGGTGCTGGGGCAACTGCTGCAGGCCTTCACGCTGCTGTCGCCCGCGGGCGCCCTGCCCTCGCTGCAGCCCCATCCCTACTGCGGCGTCAACCTCAAGATTCAGCCTTTCCAGGTGCGGCTGCAGCCCCGGGGCGGTGGAGGCCGGGGCGTGCGCGAGCACCAATGACCAGTGACAGAGCCCAGACTCACTGGCCTCGGTTTCTCCTTTTATTGCTCCCGTACaaaccccttccctcccccctgtAAACATGGTGCTGTGAGATCGCGGGTGGAGAAGGCTTCCTCCGGTGGCTGGATGGTGAAGGTGGCCCTCGGCTCTTCTCTGAGCGCAACCCCTCAGTGCTCGGCAGTCATAGTAGGGCGCTGGAGGGGTGAGCAGCGGCTCAGCCTCCCCTGCCCGGGGGCCGGTAGCTTCTTGGTCTCAGCTTCATTTCCGTGAAGGGCACAGAGAAGTCAAAGCCTTTCCAGTAGTACCAGCTCACTCCCTGGGAAGGGGTTGTCGAGAGAGAGAGTCAAAGCCTGACATCCCATCTGCTCCCACCTCTGCTCCCCTCTGGCGAGATGGTTCCCACAAATCCATCAAGGATCCTCCCTCCCTTTATCCTTCTTAAACCCTCTATTACAAAGGACTGAGGCTGAATCCTGAGCTGTCCCTTTACATCCAATAAATCATCTCCTCGAGAAAACTTGGAGACTGGCATTACTGTTCCATTTCACAGAAAAGGGCCCTGGGGCGCTGAGCGGCTCAGTAACTTGTCTTGTCACACTGTGCGTCACAAACACCCAGGTGGGCTGAGCCCCCGCTCCGTGCTGCCTCCTGGACCTCTCACCTGGTGGTCCACTGTGCTCCCGTAGAGCCCGTTGAGGTTGGCATAGTGGCAGTTCTTATACCACCAGGCCCCTCGGTAAGAGACGGCACAGGAGATGAGCAAGTTGTTGGGGTCTCGGTCACGGGCAGAGAAGACACTGCCGCTGTGGTAGCTCATGGAGTCCCCTGGGCAGGGCGTGGAAGGCGCAGTGAGGGCCtctcctccccattcccaccccgtccctgccccccacccccaggcccacccctcACCTGCAGTGCCGTGGTAGCCTTCCAGGTGGAGGCGGTAGTACTCATCGGCCGAGTCTACTTGGAAGGAGTCGTACTGGGCAAACACGGCCTCGTCCCCATCCCGCAGGTCCACACGCAAGGAGTAGTCGCCGGCTTTGGTCAGGCTGTGCAGGGCGTCgttgcctgggggtggggaatgtGTGCTCGTCGGGGTCCTTGTGTCCACAGGGCCCCCATCCCTTCCCTGGTCCCGCAATCCCTATGAGGCACTAACCCAGCCAGAACTCCTCGGAGATGTTCCCAAAGCCATGGGCATAGTCCTCCCAGTCTCTCCAGAAGTCAGTTTTTCCATCCATGCGGCGCTGGAACACCTGGAAGCAGGTGGGGGCACCATCAGCCTATGGCCCCGGGCACAGCCACCCTGCCCTGTGCAGACCCCTGGGCTTCTGACTGCCACCCACCAGCCAGCCACCCCCATCGGTCTCCATGTCACAAAAGACGTTCAGGGGCCGCTCGCGGTTGCCGTTGAGGAAGATGGTGGTGGTCCTTGAGGTGCTGACCCCGTTCTGCATCTCCTCCCCACAGTCCCGGGGGAAGGGGATCCGAAGTCCACCTGGGGAGAGGAGAGCGAGGGTCCAGTCCTTCTTCCAGATTCTAGACGCCCACTACCCACTCAGCCCCAACCTCAGGTCCCAGCGCCTGAGTACCAGTGGTGAAGGAAGTGGACACGGGGGGAGTGAAGCTGcggtcccacatggcccggagccACGCGCTATAGAGGGTGGAGGGAAAGAGGCCGTGAAGCTGGTGAGAGGTGACCCCTCCTGGGAGCAGGATCTCCTGTGGAACAGACAAGGGGCAGGTcaggggagagagaggtgggCCCCACCCGGGAGGCAGAGGCAGCACTTCCCGGACTGGAGCCCAGGGAGGGAGCTGGCCAGAGTGGCAGGGGTGAGGGCACCTGGGTCTGTCCACCAGGGGTGTTGAAGCTGAGCAGGTAGCCAGTTGGGGGGACTTCGGGTGCAGTCCAAGTGAGCAGGGCTGTGCGGGGGGTCACCTCCTTGGCCTCCAAGTCCTGGGGGGCCTCCAAccctgggagggggaggaagagaagatggAGATGAGGCCCATCCTGGCGCTCTCGCTTCTTCCCCGCCCCCAAACCACCTCACAGACCGTACCTGTGGTGAAGGTGATGCTGGCTGGGGAGGTGAGGTTGGGGCCCCGAAGGCCATGCAGGGTCGCCGTGTAGTTGGTGTGGAGCACAAGGCCTTGCAGGGGGTAGTCCACGGCGTTGCCAGGGGCTGAGTCCTGTAGCGAGGGGGCTGGGAGAGCGGGTGCGGCATCAGCGGCTGCCCTGCCGGAGCCCAGCCTGCCCTCTGCTCTCCCACCCTGACCAGTCCCCACCAGAGGCCTCAGCCCTGCTTACCTCCTGGGGCTGTGACCTTGATGTCATAGGTATCCACCGGGGCCTGGGGGGGCTGCCAGAGCAGCAGGGCGGATCCTTCCGTCAAGTTCAGTGCACGCAGCTGGGTGGGGCCGTCAGGAactgggagaagggagggggcccAGAGCTGTTCCCTGCTGCTCTCCCCACTCCTCGCCTTCCCAAACTCTGCTGGACCTCTCGTCTGCCATTGGCGCCTCCAAcaccccctttccctttccccgTTCACTCTCAACTCCCACCCGTGCCCGCATTTTCTCCCGCTACTTCCTGCCCGGGGCCCGGACTGTCTCACCTGTGGTAAGGAAGCCTGTGAGAGGCTCACTCTCCTCAAAGCCACGGACGGAGACCACGGTCACGTCGTAGCGAGCGCCTGGGACGAGCCCCTCGAGTTTCTGGGTCCGGGCTCGGCCATCCACCTGGACACTCTGTGGCTCCCCTGAAAACACACTGGGCTGGGGAGGCGGCCAGGGAAGCAAGGAGGAGCTGCAGGGTGGGCAGGGCGCAGGAGGAATGGGGCAAGTGACACACGGGCAAGAGGGTATCACCTCCATCTGCCAGCTGGTAGGAAACTTTGAAGCTGTCCACTCTGGACGGC
This window contains:
- the CYP21A2 gene encoding steroid 21-hydroxylase isoform X1; protein product: MVLVGLLLLLLLPLLVGTRLLWGQWKLRSLHLPPLVPGFLHLLQPNLPVYLLGLTQKLGPIYRLRLGLQDVVVLNSKRTIEEALIRKWVDFAGRPQIPSYQLVSQHCQDISLGDYSLLWKAHKKLTRSALLLGVRSSMEPRVEQLTQEFCERMKARAGAPVTIQKEFSLLTCSIICYLTFGHKEDTLVHAFHDCVQDLMKTWDHWSIQILDMVPFLRFFPNPGLRRLKQAMENRDHIVEKQLRQHKKSMVAGQWRDMTDYMLQGMGKQRVEEGPGQLLEGHVHMSVVDLFIGGTETTANTLSWAVAFLLHHPEIQRRLQEELDRELGPGASGSRVPYKDRARLPLLNATIAEVLRLRPVVPLALPHRATRASSIFGYDIPEGMVVIPNLQGAHLDETVWERPHEFRPDRFLDAGANPSALAFGCGARVCLGEPLARLELFVVLGQLLQAFTLLSPAGALPSLQPHPYCGVNLKIQPFQVRLQPRGGGGRGVREHQ
- the CYP21A2 gene encoding steroid 21-hydroxylase isoform X2, encoding MEPRVEQLTQEFCERMKARAGAPVTIQKEFSLLTCSIICYLTFGHKEDTLVHAFHDCVQDLMKTWDHWSIQILDMVPFLRFFPNPGLRRLKQAMENRDHIVEKQLRQHKKSMVAGQWRDMTDYMLQGMGKQRVEEGPGQLLEGHVHMSVVDLFIGGTETTANTLSWAVAFLLHHPEIQRRLQEELDRELGPGASGSRVPYKDRARLPLLNATIAEVLRLRPVVPLALPHRATRASSIFGYDIPEGMVVIPNLQGAHLDETVWERPHEFRPDRFLDAGANPSALAFGCGARVCLGEPLARLELFVVLGQLLQAFTLLSPAGALPSLQPHPYCGVNLKIQPFQVRLQPRGGGGRGVREHQ